From Haloarcula hispanica ATCC 33960, the proteins below share one genomic window:
- the aspS gene encoding aspartate--tRNA(Asn) ligase, which yields MENRTYTADATPGDTVTVAGWVHEIRDLGGIAFLILRDTTGKIQVKFEKDEMDDDLVETGLNVQRESVISVTGDVEEEPRAPTGVEVTPESVDVISEADPELPLDPSGKVDAELPTRLDNRTLDLRKDEVKAIFEIRAEVLRSVREAFRDLNCTEINTPKIVATGTEGGTELFPITYFGQEAFMNQSPQLFKQLMVGSGLERVFEIGPIFRAEEHNTPRHLNEATSIDFESAFYDHTEAMDACEHVVRSAYEGVAENCQDELEALGLEDEFAAPEGDFPRLTYEDALDRINATGELDEPLVWGDDLSTEAEHVLGQEVGEHYFITDWPSEIKPFYIKDHDDDEEVSTGFDMMHPSMELVSGGQREHRFDHLVEGFEQQGLDPEAFEYYTKMFKYGMPPHAGWGLGGERLIMTMLGLENIREAVLFPRDRQRLSP from the coding sequence ATGGAAAACCGAACCTACACGGCGGACGCAACGCCGGGTGACACGGTCACCGTCGCCGGCTGGGTCCACGAGATCCGAGACCTCGGTGGTATTGCCTTCCTTATCCTTCGGGACACCACCGGAAAGATTCAGGTCAAGTTCGAGAAAGACGAGATGGACGACGACCTCGTGGAGACGGGGCTGAACGTCCAGCGCGAGTCGGTCATCTCGGTCACCGGCGACGTCGAGGAGGAGCCGCGCGCACCGACCGGCGTCGAAGTCACGCCAGAGTCGGTCGACGTCATCTCCGAGGCCGACCCCGAACTGCCGCTCGACCCCTCGGGCAAGGTCGACGCCGAACTCCCGACCCGCCTCGACAACCGCACGCTCGACCTCCGCAAGGACGAAGTGAAGGCCATCTTCGAGATCCGCGCAGAAGTCCTCCGCTCCGTTCGCGAGGCGTTCCGCGACCTCAACTGCACGGAGATCAACACGCCGAAGATCGTCGCTACGGGGACCGAGGGCGGCACCGAGCTGTTCCCGATCACCTACTTCGGGCAGGAAGCGTTCATGAACCAGAGCCCGCAGCTGTTCAAGCAGCTGATGGTCGGCTCCGGCCTCGAACGCGTCTTCGAGATCGGCCCGATCTTCCGTGCCGAGGAGCACAACACGCCGCGACACCTCAACGAGGCGACCTCCATCGACTTCGAGTCAGCGTTCTACGACCACACCGAAGCGATGGACGCCTGCGAACACGTCGTCCGGTCCGCCTACGAGGGCGTCGCCGAGAACTGTCAGGACGAACTGGAAGCGCTCGGCCTCGAAGATGAGTTCGCGGCCCCCGAGGGCGACTTCCCGCGACTCACCTACGAGGACGCCCTGGACCGCATCAACGCCACCGGCGAACTCGACGAGCCGCTGGTGTGGGGCGACGACCTCTCGACGGAGGCCGAGCACGTCCTCGGGCAGGAAGTCGGCGAGCACTACTTCATCACCGACTGGCCCAGCGAGATCAAGCCGTTCTACATCAAGGACCACGACGACGACGAGGAGGTCTCGACGGGCTTCGACATGATGCACCCGTCGATGGAACTGGTTTCGGGCGGCCAGCGTGAGCACCGCTTTGACCACCTCGTCGAAGGGTTCGAACAGCAGGGACTGGACCCGGAAGCCTTCGAGTACTACACCAAGATGTTCAAGTACGGCATGCCGCCACACGCCGGCTGGGGCCTCGGCGGCGAGCGCCTCATCATGACGATGCTCGGGCTGGAGAACATCCGGGAAGCGGTGCTGTTCCCGCGAGACCGACAGCGTCTGAGCCCGTAG
- the hop gene encoding halorhodopsin yields the protein MTAASTTATTVLQATQSDVLQEIQSNFLLNSSLWVNIALAGVVILLFVAMGRDIESPRAKLIWVATMLVPLVSISSYAGLASGLTVGFLQMPPGHALAGQEVLSPWGRYLTWTLSTPMILLALGLLADTDIASLFTAITMDIGMCVTGLAAALITSSHLLRWVFYGISCAFFVAVLYVLLVQWPADAEAAGTSEIFGTLKLLTVVLWLGYPILWALGSEGVALLSVGVTSWGYSGLDILAKYVFAFLLLRWVAANEGTVSGSGASIGSGGAAPADD from the coding sequence ATGACAGCTGCCAGTACCACTGCAACGACAGTACTCCAGGCGACACAGTCAGATGTGCTCCAGGAGATACAGTCGAATTTCCTCCTGAACTCATCGCTCTGGGTGAACATCGCGCTGGCGGGCGTGGTCATCCTCCTGTTCGTCGCGATGGGTCGGGATATCGAGTCGCCTCGCGCCAAACTCATCTGGGTTGCGACGATGCTGGTTCCGCTGGTCTCGATCTCCAGCTACGCCGGTCTGGCCTCGGGCCTGACGGTCGGCTTCCTGCAGATGCCGCCGGGCCACGCTCTCGCCGGGCAGGAAGTCCTGTCACCGTGGGGCCGCTACCTGACGTGGACGCTCTCAACGCCGATGATTCTCCTGGCGCTGGGCCTGTTGGCCGACACCGATATCGCGTCGCTGTTCACCGCAATTACGATGGACATCGGCATGTGCGTGACCGGCCTCGCCGCCGCGCTGATCACCTCCTCGCACCTGTTGCGCTGGGTGTTCTACGGCATCAGCTGCGCGTTCTTCGTCGCGGTGCTGTACGTCCTGCTCGTCCAGTGGCCGGCCGATGCGGAGGCCGCCGGGACAAGCGAGATATTCGGGACGCTCAAGCTCTTGACAGTCGTGCTGTGGCTCGGCTACCCGATTCTGTGGGCGCTGGGCTCCGAAGGGGTGGCCCTCCTGAGCGTCGGCGTCACCTCGTGGGGCTACTCCGGGCTGGACATCCTCGCGAAGTACGTCTTCGCGTTCCTGCTCCTGCGCTGGGTCGCCGCTAACGAAGGCACCGTCTCGGGGTCCGGGGCGAGCATCGGCTCCGGCGGCGCGGCTCCTGCTGACGACTGA
- a CDS encoding aldo/keto reductase — MDLPPVGLGTMGIEDEAVVRTAIDCGYRHLDTAQIYDNESTVGAGIATADTDRADLTVATKLWIDALEPTAVHPSTEASLDRLGLDTVDLLYVHRPRGDYDPETTLPAVESVREAGLTEHVGLSNFEPDQLTVAREHLDGIAAHQVEFHPLFWREPLLADAQKHGYPLVAYAPLAGGRVFEEPTVVNIADQHDTSPAAVSIAWVTSYENVVTIPKASSRPHLEANLAAADLELTDAEIARIEAIEREKELFPE; from the coding sequence ATGGACCTCCCGCCAGTCGGACTCGGCACGATGGGTATCGAGGACGAGGCTGTCGTTCGGACAGCCATCGACTGTGGCTACCGCCACCTCGACACCGCTCAGATCTACGATAACGAGAGTACTGTGGGTGCAGGCATCGCCACCGCCGACACCGATCGGGCTGACCTGACTGTCGCGACGAAACTCTGGATCGACGCCCTTGAGCCGACCGCTGTCCATCCGAGCACGGAAGCCAGCCTCGACCGACTCGGTCTCGACACCGTCGACCTCCTGTACGTCCACCGCCCGCGTGGCGACTACGACCCAGAAACGACGCTGCCCGCTGTCGAGTCCGTGCGCGAGGCGGGACTGACCGAGCACGTCGGGCTCTCGAACTTCGAGCCGGACCAGTTGACTGTCGCGCGCGAGCACCTCGATGGAATTGCTGCACACCAAGTCGAGTTCCATCCGCTATTCTGGCGCGAACCACTGCTCGCTGACGCCCAGAAACACGGCTACCCGCTGGTCGCGTACGCACCGCTGGCGGGCGGTCGCGTGTTCGAGGAGCCGACTGTCGTCAACATCGCGGACCAGCACGACACGTCGCCGGCCGCCGTCAGCATCGCCTGGGTGACCAGCTACGAGAACGTCGTCACAATCCCGAAGGCGTCCTCCCGACCCCATCTCGAAGCCAACCTCGCCGCTGCCGACCTGGAACTGACCGACGCCGAAATTGCGCGCATCGAAGCCATCGAACGCGAAAAAGAACTGTTTCCTGAGTGA